The nucleotide window CCACCCCTCGGGCGCCGGACGTGGACGACCTGGAGGACCTGTTCGAGAACGCACCCTGCGGCTACGCCTCGGCCCTGCCGAACGGACGCATCTCCAAGGTCAACCGCACGCTCTCGACCTGGCTCGGTCACCCGTCCGGGCTGATCGTGGGGCGCCGTTTCCTCGACCTGCTGAACATCGCCGGCAAGGTCTACTACGAGACCCACTTCGCGCCGCTCCTGCGGATGCAGGGCTTCTTCAACGAGGTGGCCCTCGACCTTGTGCGCGCGGACGGCACGACCCTGCCGGTCCTCATCAACGCCGTGGTGCGCCGGGACGAGGCGGGCGAGATCCGGTTCATCCGGATCACCGTGTTCAACGCGTCCGACCGCCGGCGCTACGAGCGCGAGATGCTGGAGGCGCGACGGTCCGCGGAGCGGGCCACGGCCGCGCTGCGGGACCTGAACGCCACCCTCGAAGCCCGGGTCGCGGACCGTGCACGCGCCCTGGAGCAAGCCTGGCGGCTGTCGCCGGATCTGCTGGCCATCGCCGATAGGCAGGGGACATTCCTCGCCGTCAACGCGGCCTGGAAGGCGTTGCTCGGCTGGGAGGTCTCCGACCTCGTCGGGCAAAGCTTCGTCGGGTTCACGCATCCGGACGACCTGGATGCGACGCAGGCCGCCCTCGACCGCATCCTGAAGGCCCCGATGGTCGCGCCGTACGAGTACCGCCTCAAGCACGCGGACGGCACCTATCGCCGGTTTTCCTGGACGGGAGTATTCGAGGATGGACAAGTCTACGCCACCGGCCGCAACACGACCGTCGAGCATGAGCAGGCCGCAGCCCTGAGCCGGGCGGAGGAGGCGCTGCGCCAATCGCAGAAGTTGGAGGCCGTGGGGCAGTTGACCGGGGGCGTGGCCCACGACTTCAACAACCTGCTCACCATCATCCGCTCCTCGGTCGACTTCTTGCGGCGCCCGGACCTGCCGGAGGAGCGTCGTGCCCGCTACATGGACGCCGTCTCCGACACGGTCGACCGGGCCGCCAAGCTCACCAGCCAGCTCCTCGCCTTCGCCCGGCGGCAGGCGCTGAGGCCCGAGGTGTTCGACGTCGGGGACCGCCTCCGCAGCATTGCCGACATGCTCGACACCGTGACCGGCACCCGTATCCGCGTCATCACCGAGATCCCGGATATGCCGTGCTTCGTGAAGGCCGACGTGAGCCAGTTCGAGACGGCGCTGGTCAACATGGCAGTGAACGCACGCGACGCCATGGAGGGGGAGGGCACGCTGACCCTCCGGCTCGAAGACACGGGCAACTTGCCAACCATCCGCGGGCATGCCGCCGCATCCGGCCAATTCGCGTCCATCGCCTTGACAGATACCGGCGCCGGCATCGCACCGGACCAGATCGGCCGGATCTTCGAGCCCTTCTTCACGACCAAGGAGGTCGGCAAGGGCACCGGGCTCGGCCTCAGCCAGGTCTTCGGCTTCGCCAAGCAGTCCGGCGGGGACATCGAGGTCGAGAGCGAGCCCGGACGGGGCACCACGTTCAAGCTCTACCTGCCGATGATCGTGGCGGTCGCCCCCGATCGCCCGGTACCCGCCCTCGGCGCGGAGACTTTCCCAACCGGTGGCGGTCAGTCGGTGCTGGTCGTCGAGGACAACGTCGAGGTCGGCAGGTTCGCAACCCAGATCCTGGAGGACATCGGCTATCGGACGAGCTGGGCCGCCAACGCCGAGGAGGCGCTGGAGAAGCTGGGGTCGGACGGCGCCGGCTTTGACGTTGTGTTCTCCGATGTGGTGATGCCCGGCATGGGCGGCATCGAGCTCGCCAAGACGCTTCAGCGTCTGATGCCGGACCTGCCGGTCCTGCTGACCTCTGGCTACAGTCACGTGCTGGCCCAGGATGGGCTGCACGGCTTCGAGTTGCTGCACAAGCCTTACTCGGCCGATCAGCTCGGGCGTATCCTCGGCAAGGTGGTGCCACAGCGGCGGGAGTAGCGATCGGCCAGTTGGTTGGATCGCGGGACTAGGGCGGAGGCGAACTGTCCGGTTTCAGGCAAAGGGCCAGGATCCGCTTCCCACCCTTCTCGGACGAAGGAGGGTAGGTGCGGCGGCCCCGAAACCACCGCGGTGAGTGTCAGATGTCGGTCTGGTCTGACATCATCAGCGCGTCGTCCGCCTCGAGGCCGAGGTGGCATACCGTGCTCTCAAGATTGGTATGACCGAGGAGCAACTGACAGGCCCTTAGGTTGCCCGTCCGCCGGTAGATGAGCGCGACCTTCGTTCGTCGCAGGCTGTGCGTGCCGTAACCCGCGGGGTC belongs to Methylobacterium sp. 77 and includes:
- a CDS encoding PAS domain S-box protein, which gives rise to MDDTLATPRAPDVDDLEDLFENAPCGYASALPNGRISKVNRTLSTWLGHPSGLIVGRRFLDLLNIAGKVYYETHFAPLLRMQGFFNEVALDLVRADGTTLPVLINAVVRRDEAGEIRFIRITVFNASDRRRYEREMLEARRSAERATAALRDLNATLEARVADRARALEQAWRLSPDLLAIADRQGTFLAVNAAWKALLGWEVSDLVGQSFVGFTHPDDLDATQAALDRILKAPMVAPYEYRLKHADGTYRRFSWTGVFEDGQVYATGRNTTVEHEQAAALSRAEEALRQSQKLEAVGQLTGGVAHDFNNLLTIIRSSVDFLRRPDLPEERRARYMDAVSDTVDRAAKLTSQLLAFARRQALRPEVFDVGDRLRSIADMLDTVTGTRIRVITEIPDMPCFVKADVSQFETALVNMAVNARDAMEGEGTLTLRLEDTGNLPTIRGHAAASGQFASIALTDTGAGIAPDQIGRIFEPFFTTKEVGKGTGLGLSQVFGFAKQSGGDIEVESEPGRGTTFKLYLPMIVAVAPDRPVPALGAETFPTGGGQSVLVVEDNVEVGRFATQILEDIGYRTSWAANAEEALEKLGSDGAGFDVVFSDVVMPGMGGIELAKTLQRLMPDLPVLLTSGYSHVLAQDGLHGFELLHKPYSADQLGRILGKVVPQRRE